One part of the Coffea eugenioides isolate CCC68of chromosome 10, Ceug_1.0, whole genome shotgun sequence genome encodes these proteins:
- the LOC113749438 gene encoding DUF21 domain-containing protein At1g47330-like isoform X1, with the protein MAQDDVNCCESKFFLFLAIIVGLVLFAGLMAGLTLGLMSLGLVDLEVLSKSGRPQDRIHASKILPVVKNQHLLLCTLLIGNSLAMESLPILLDKLVPPWAAILISVTLILMFGEILPQAICTRYGLTVGATVAPFVHLLLWIFFPVAYPISKVLDRMLGKGHAALLRRAELKTFVDFHEKEAGKGGDLTHDETTIIAGALELTQKTARDAMTPISKAFSLDLDGTLNLETLNAIMTMGHSRVPVYYRDPTNIIGLILVKNLLAVDPEDSVPLRKMTIRKIPRVAENMPLYDILNEFQQGHSHIAVVYEDLNKTKETPKKTKDPDTAAVKSDSVDASLSKGGADQAKKKSPPPTPAFKKRHRGCSFCILDLENTPIPEFPPNHAVLGVITMEDVIEELLQEEILDETDEYVNIHNRIKINMNASQEKLPELNAIESSRSHTASEVPGPHSDQPVYARTSR; encoded by the exons ATGGCACAGGACGATGTTAATTGCTGTGAGTCGAAGTTTTTTCTGTTCTTAGCAATAATTGTGGGATTGGTGCTATTTGCTGGGCTCATGGCTGGTCTCACCCTTGGCCTTATGTCACTGGGACTCGTCGACCTCGAAGTTCTTAGTAAATCTGGACGCCCCCAAGATCGTATCCACGCCT CTAAAATACTTCCAGTGGTAAAAAATCAACACCTATTGCTTTGTACTCTCTTGATCGGCAACTCTTTAGCTATGGAG TCTCTTCCTATTTTGTTGGACAAGCTTGTACCTCCATGGGCAGCAATTCTAATATCTGTAACACTCATCCTCATGTTTGGAGAG ATACTTCCTCAAGCAATCTGCACTCGTTATGGATTGACTGTTGGGGCAACAGTGGCACCCTTTGTCCATCTTCTTCTGTGGATATTCTTCCCTGTTGCTTATCCAATCAGTAAG GTACTGGACCGGATGTTGGggaaagggcatgctgcccttTTACGCAGAGCAGAGCTTAAAACATTTGTGGATTTTCATGAAAAAGAG GCTGGAAAAGGTGGTGATTTGACACATGATGAGACAACAATAATTGCTGGGGCGCTTGAATTGACTCAGAAGACCGCAAGAGATGCCATGACCCCCATATCAAAGGCATTTTCTCTTGATCTGGATGGAACACTCAATTT GGAGACACTTAATGCTATAATGACTATGGGCCATAGTAGAGTTCCTGTTTATTACAGAGATCCGACTAATATTATTGGTCTTATATTG GTAAAAAATCTTTTAGCTGTTGACCCAGAAGATTCAGTTCCTTTGAGGAAAATGACAATCAGAAAAATTCCTCG GGTTGCAGAAAACATGCCTCTATATGATATATTGAATGAGTTTCAGCAGGGCCACAGCCACATTGCCGTTGTGTATGAAGATCTCAACAAGACAAAAGAGACGCCAAAGAAAACTAAAG ATCCTGACACTGCTGCAGTTAAATCTGACTCAGTTGATGCTTCCTTGAGCAAGGGAGGTGCAGATCAAGCGAAGAAGAAAAGTCCTCCTCCTACTCCTGCTTTTAAGAAGAGACACAGGGGTTGTTCATTTTgcattttggatttggaaaatACTCCAATCCCTGAGTTCCCACCCAATCATGCGGTGCTAGGTGTAATTACCATGGAAGATGTCATCGAGGAGCTTCTTCAG GAGGAGATATTGGATGAAACTGACGAGTATGTAAACATTCACAACAG GATTAAGATTAATATGAATGCGTCGCAGGAAAAGCTTCCCGAATTAAATGCTATAGAGTCTTCTCGTTCACATACTGCCTCAGAGGTTCCTGGTCCTCACAGCGATCAGCCGGTCTATGCCAGAACTTCACGATAA
- the LOC113749501 gene encoding probable methyltransferase PMT28 has product MAIAKFGRLAKRSYKSYGFCVKLTAVVILGLCFVFVWSVFSPSKFSVTSQRETFDDFAEPVSANGRVTDSGVHFNKNELKNGKESSSEKKGQILEEKDKKRVKGSPPLKSGNMHKDQKNVPKGKKQGDKSPRHTKQAGEQKIPEKERSESDDLQEEKQDEDVNGSEEDTENGEANLNEGEGVQGDTDLANALDLDEEGVEKVEDDSGDSTNSKKNKKKKLGPLFDPKAHYSWKLCSTRSKHNYIPCIDIESSSGKLQSYRHHERSCPKTSVLCLVPLPLDGYGTPVKWPESKVKILYKNVAHPKLSAFVKSQNWVVEAGEYLAFPQNQSALKGGIQHYLESIEEMVPDIEWGNNIRVVLDVGCTDSSFVASLLEKNVLALTLGLKDDLVDLAQLALERGFPAVVSPLATRRLPFPSGVFDALHCSECSISWHSNGGRLLLEMNRILRPGGYFILSSKHDSIEIEEAMSKLTASICWNILADKSDEVSDIDVKIYQKPESNDIYELRRKKVPPLCKENENPDTAWYASIKNCLHSIPSSIEERGTEWPEGWPKRLETFPDWINNREKLIAESEHWKAIVNNSYLTGMGIDWSSIRNVMDMKAINGGFAAALSQQKVWVMNVVPVHAPDTLPIIYERGLIGIYHDWCESFGSYPRSYDLLHADHLFSRLKNRCKHPVVIVVEMDRILRPGGWAIIRDKVEILDPLEGILRSLHWEIRLTFGKDREGILCAQKTGWRP; this is encoded by the exons ATGGCAATAGCAAAGTTTGGTCGGCTGGCAAAACGGTCTTATAAATCATATGGGTTCTGTGTGAAGTTAACTGCAGTAGTAATCTTGGGTCTTTGTTTTGTATTTGTTTGGTCTGTTTTTTCACCCTCCAAATTTTCTGTGACTTCCCAAAGAGAGACTTTTGATGATTTTGCTGAACCCGTATCTGCAAATGGAAGAGTTACTGATTCTGGGGTTCATTTCAACAAGAACGAACTCAAGAATGGTAAAGAAAGTAGCTCAGAAAAGAAAGGTCAAATCTTggaagaaaaagacaagaaaagggTTAAAGGTTCTCCACCGTTGAAATCTGGGAATATGCATAAAGATCAGAAAAATGTACCAAAAGGGAAGAAACAAGGGGATAAAAGTCCGAGGCATACCAAACAGGCTGGTGAGCAGAAAATTCCAGAAAAGGAGAGATCTGAGAGCGATGATTTGCAGGAAGAAAAGCAAGATGAGGATGTGAATGGCAGTGAAGAAGACACAGAAAATGGTGAGGCAAATTTAAATGAGGGGGAAGGGGTCCAAGGGGATACTGATTTAGCTAATGCTTTGGATTTGGACGAGGAAGGAGTGGAGAAAGTCGAAGATGATAGCGGAGATTCAACAAATTCgaagaagaataagaaaaaaaaattggggcCATTATTCGATCCCAAAGCACATTATTCTTGGAAATTATGTAGTACAAGAAGCAAGCATAACTACATTCCTTGTATTGACATTGAAAGTAGCAGTGGAAAACTGCAGAGCTATAGGCATCATGAGAGAAGCTGCCCCAAAACATCTGTTTTGTGTCTTGTCCCCCTTCCCCTTGACGGTTATGGGACTCCAGTAAAATGGCCTGAGAGTAAAGTAAAG ATATTGTACAAGAATGTAGCACATCCAAAACTGTCTGCATTTGTCAAGTCACAGAATTGGGTAGTTGAAGCTGGAGAATATCTGGCTTTCCCGCAAAATCAGTCAGCACTGAAGGGTGGAATTCAACattatttggaatccattgaAGAG ATGGTGCCAGACATTGAATGGGGAAATAATATTCGTGTAGTGCTGGATGTTGGATGCACAGATTCAAGCTTTGTGGCTTCTCTACTTGAGAAGAATGTGTTGGCACTTACTCTAGGTTTGAAAGATGACTTAGTGGACCTAGCACAGCTTGCCCTTGAGCGTGGTTTTCCAGCAGTAGTTAGCCCATTGGCAACACGGCGTCTTCCCTTTCCTAGTGGTGTTTTTGATGCACTTCATTGCAGCGAATGCAGCATATCATGGCATTCTAATG GGGGCAGGCTTCTTCTGGAGATGAATAGGATTTTGAGGCCTGGAGGATACTTCATCTTGTCAAGCAAACATGACAGCATTGAAATTGAAGAAG CCATGTCCAAACTTACAGCCTCTATTTGTTGGAATATCCTGGCTGATAAAAGTGATGAAGTCAGTGACATTGATGTTAAGATATATCAAAAGCCAGAATCAAATGACATATATGAATTGAGAAGGAAAAAGGTTCCACCTCTATGCAAGGAAAATGAGAATCCAGATACTGCCTG GTATGCTTCAATAAAGAATTGCTTGCACTCCATTCCATCTTCCATAGAAGAACGTGGGACCGAGTGGCCAGAGGGTTGGCCAAAGAGGCTTGAAACATTTCCGGACTGGATAAACAATCGAGAGAAATTGATTGCTGAAAGTGAGCACTGGAAAGCAATTGTAAACAACTCCTATCTAACCGGAATGGGCATCGACTGGTCCAGCATCCGGAATGTAATGGACATGAAAGCCATAAATGGAGG GTTTGCAGCTGCTCTTTCACAACAGAAGGTGTGGGTGATGAATGTAGTCCCTGTACATGCACCTGACACACTTCCCATAATCTATGAGCGTGGCCTTATCGGCATATATCATGACTGGTGCGAGTCTTTTGGAAGCTATCCAAGATCATATGATCTCCTGCATGCTGATCATCTCTTCTCAAGACTTAAAAACAG GTGTAAGCATCCTGTAGTAATTGTTGTTGAGATGGACCGCATACTACGGCCTGGTGGTTGGGCGATCATACGCGATAAGGTAGAAATTCTTGATCCACTTGAGGGAATATTGAGGAGCTTGCACTGGGAGATTCGTTTGACATTTGGCAAGGATAGGGAGGGTATTCTATGTGCACAGAAGACCGGGTGGCGACCATGA
- the LOC113748594 gene encoding uncharacterized protein LOC113748594 isoform X2, whose translation MPPPAPPTHSPVIPSTTLAAPFLPKSPAPVSPLHLSPTPSPHETIAVSRRRAASLLSILTVPPLLLSVHDPPTASAFSLGISGPKNWLKEQKKKSSKFLLAPVDASRNILRSAYLLMTKGETEYEENDLEEVKKLVTSATRDCVAEQRNSFVAFQAKTGVEVCTFRLIVKNASSLLDDKDPTKLEAESKLTDLIRQRVANALMDALYSLDNFEQGIKDCLEI comes from the exons ATGCCACCGCCAGCACCACCAACTCATTCTCCAGTTATCCCTAGCACCACCCTCGCCGCCCCATTCCTTCCAAAATCACCCGCGCCAGTCTCACCACTTCACCTCTCCCCCACCCCGTCCCCTCATGAAACCATCGCAGTCTCACGCCGACGCGCAGCCTCTTTGCTCTCAATTTTAACTGTCCCTCCTCTACTTCTTTCAGTGCATGACCCACCCACAGCTTCCGCATTCTCCCTCGGCATCT CAGGACCGAAGAATTGGctgaaagaacaaaagaagaagTCGTCCAAATTCCTGTTAGCTCCGGTTGATGCTTCTCGGAACATCCTCCGCTCTGCCTATCTTCTAATGA CTAAGGGTGAAACGGAGTATGAGGAGAATGACTTGGAAGAAGTTAAAAAGTTGGTGACATCTGCTACTAGAGATTGTGTGGCTGAACAAAGGAATTCATTTGTGGCTTTCCAAGCTAAGACTGGAGTAGAG GTCTGCACCTTCCGGTTAATTGTGAAAAATGCATCTTCTTTGCTTGATGATAAAGATCCCACAAAGTTAGAAGCTGAATCCAAGCTCACTGATCTGATAAG GCAAAGAGTTGCAAATGCTCTTATGGATGCATTATATTCCCTTGACAACTTTGAGCAGGGAATCAAAGATTGCCTTGAAATTTAA
- the LOC113749438 gene encoding DUF21 domain-containing protein At1g47330-like isoform X2 — protein MAQDDVNCCESKFFLFLAIIVGLVLFAGLMAGLTLGLMSLGLVDLEVLSKSGRPQDRIHASKILPVVKNQHLLLCTLLIGNSLAMESLPILLDKLVPPWAAILISVTLILMFGEILPQAICTRYGLTVGATVAPFVHLLLWIFFPVAYPISKVLDRMLGKGHAALLRRAELKTFVDFHEKEAGKGGDLTHDETTIIAGALELTQKTARDAMTPISKAFSLDLDGTLNLETLNAIMTMGHSRVPVYYRDPTNIIGLILVKNLLAVDPEDSVPLRKMTIRKIPRF, from the exons ATGGCACAGGACGATGTTAATTGCTGTGAGTCGAAGTTTTTTCTGTTCTTAGCAATAATTGTGGGATTGGTGCTATTTGCTGGGCTCATGGCTGGTCTCACCCTTGGCCTTATGTCACTGGGACTCGTCGACCTCGAAGTTCTTAGTAAATCTGGACGCCCCCAAGATCGTATCCACGCCT CTAAAATACTTCCAGTGGTAAAAAATCAACACCTATTGCTTTGTACTCTCTTGATCGGCAACTCTTTAGCTATGGAG TCTCTTCCTATTTTGTTGGACAAGCTTGTACCTCCATGGGCAGCAATTCTAATATCTGTAACACTCATCCTCATGTTTGGAGAG ATACTTCCTCAAGCAATCTGCACTCGTTATGGATTGACTGTTGGGGCAACAGTGGCACCCTTTGTCCATCTTCTTCTGTGGATATTCTTCCCTGTTGCTTATCCAATCAGTAAG GTACTGGACCGGATGTTGGggaaagggcatgctgcccttTTACGCAGAGCAGAGCTTAAAACATTTGTGGATTTTCATGAAAAAGAG GCTGGAAAAGGTGGTGATTTGACACATGATGAGACAACAATAATTGCTGGGGCGCTTGAATTGACTCAGAAGACCGCAAGAGATGCCATGACCCCCATATCAAAGGCATTTTCTCTTGATCTGGATGGAACACTCAATTT GGAGACACTTAATGCTATAATGACTATGGGCCATAGTAGAGTTCCTGTTTATTACAGAGATCCGACTAATATTATTGGTCTTATATTG GTAAAAAATCTTTTAGCTGTTGACCCAGAAGATTCAGTTCCTTTGAGGAAAATGACAATCAGAAAAATTCCTCG GTTCTAA
- the LOC113748594 gene encoding uncharacterized protein LOC113748594 isoform X1, translating to MPPPAPPTHSPVIPSTTLAAPFLPKSPAPVSPLHLSPTPSPHETIAVSRRRAASLLSILTVPPLLLSVHDPPTASAFSLGISGPKNWLKEQKKKSSKFLLAPVDASRNILRSAYLLMTKGETEYEENDLEEVKKLVTSATRDCVAEQRNSFVAFQAKTGVEVCTFRLIVKNASSLLDDKDPTKLEAESKLTDLIRSFTSLSDMTNEIDGQAASNRQRVANALMDALYSLDNFEQGIKDCLEI from the exons ATGCCACCGCCAGCACCACCAACTCATTCTCCAGTTATCCCTAGCACCACCCTCGCCGCCCCATTCCTTCCAAAATCACCCGCGCCAGTCTCACCACTTCACCTCTCCCCCACCCCGTCCCCTCATGAAACCATCGCAGTCTCACGCCGACGCGCAGCCTCTTTGCTCTCAATTTTAACTGTCCCTCCTCTACTTCTTTCAGTGCATGACCCACCCACAGCTTCCGCATTCTCCCTCGGCATCT CAGGACCGAAGAATTGGctgaaagaacaaaagaagaagTCGTCCAAATTCCTGTTAGCTCCGGTTGATGCTTCTCGGAACATCCTCCGCTCTGCCTATCTTCTAATGA CTAAGGGTGAAACGGAGTATGAGGAGAATGACTTGGAAGAAGTTAAAAAGTTGGTGACATCTGCTACTAGAGATTGTGTGGCTGAACAAAGGAATTCATTTGTGGCTTTCCAAGCTAAGACTGGAGTAGAG GTCTGCACCTTCCGGTTAATTGTGAAAAATGCATCTTCTTTGCTTGATGATAAAGATCCCACAAAGTTAGAAGCTGAATCCAAGCTCACTGATCTGATAAG ATCGTTTACTTCTCTCAGTGATATGACCAATGAAATAGATGGTCAAGCTGCTTCAAACAG GCAAAGAGTTGCAAATGCTCTTATGGATGCATTATATTCCCTTGACAACTTTGAGCAGGGAATCAAAGATTGCCTTGAAATTTAA
- the LOC113748592 gene encoding uncharacterized protein LOC113748592: MADQEIGRSNDVQSWPQLELPDLSYTDAIQEIHRAIQNDWDATRQSACQTAAGRALWKHAVHDPLAELLAGETSLRTAHEKIKKDRLNNAREVSGVILAVRTLWFDSKIEAALNSFGGGAAQIVLLGAGMDTRAYRLSCLKESSIFEVDFPEVLQTKTTILQAAADSTTENQNPLLTAKSLNRVPADISENDWLQKLQKVGFEPRKNTVWVLEGILYYLTHSDAVEVLKIIAENCNLTQTVLLADFMNKQSTTLCGSVFRFYCDWPEQLLPSLGFSDVKLSQIGDPDAHFGLLHDPLNLFNKLRALPRSLQTHPDDGTPCCRLYLVQASGLPN, encoded by the exons ATGGCCGATCAAGAGATCGGCCGATCAAATGACGTCCAGTCCTGGCCACAACTGGAACTACCTGACTTGTCGTACACTGACGCCATTCAAGAAATCCACAGAGCGATACAAAATGACTGGGATGCCACCCGTCAATCAGCGTGTCAGACTGCAGCTGGAAGAGCGTTGTGGAAGCATGCCGTCCATGATCCACTAGCTGAATTGCTAGCCGGAGAGACAAGCTTGAGGACTGCTCATGAAAAGATCAAGAAAGATCGCCTCAACAATGCCAGAGAAGTATCTGGAGTTATTCTTGCTGTTAGGACCCTCTGGTTTGATTCAAAAATTGAAGCAGCTCTCAATTCCTTTGGTGGTGGAGCAGCGCAGATTGTCCTCCTTGGTGCAG GTATGGATACAAGGGCCTATCGCTTGAGTTGCTTGAAAGAAAGCAGTATTTTTGAGGTTGATTTCCCTGAGGTCCTGCAAACAAAAACCACTATACTACAAGCAGCAGCAGATTCAACAACTGAAAATCAGAATCCATTATTGacagcaaaatcattaaacaGAGTGCCAGCTGATATTAGTGAAAATGACTGGCTACAAAAGCTTCAGAAAGTGGGATTTGAACCCAGGAAGAATACAGTGTGGGTATTAGAAGGTATTCTGTACTATCTAACACACTCTGACGCCGTTGAAGTACTGAAGATCATTGCAGAGAATTGCAATCTCACGCAAACAGTCCTACTAGCAGACTTCATGAACAAGCAATCAACCACGTTGTGCGGCTCTGTCTTCCGTTTCTATTGTGATTGGCCGGAACAATTGCTGCCATCTCTTGGTTTCTCTGATGTTAAGCTCTCTCAAATTGGTGATCCAGATGCACACTTCGGCCTGTTGCATGATCCATTAAACTTGTTCAACAAATTGCGAGCCTTGCCCAGATCTCTTCAAACTCACCCAGATGATGGAACACCATGCTGTCGGCTATATTTGGTCCAAGCCTCTGGCTTACCCAATTAA